The genomic segment GACATGTGGACAGATGCCCATTTTTTTAGCATGTGCTGGACGGCGTTACACGCACACCGCATGTGTCACAACGAAAGGCACCGTAAAAGTGTGCctgagagacaggagagacgagcgcTTCTACGCGCCTGATTTCTTTTGGTACGACTGGCGAATGCGttccagttcttctttctgtgcgAGCATCTGCTGGCGCTGCGCAGCCTTCTGCGGGTTGTAGTATAAAACAATCAGATACctgaagagacaaaaaaaggCATCCAAAACACAACCGAAAATGACACAGAGAACACGCCTCGACAAATGCACACTCGTTTACGGTAACTGAGACATACTCAGTGGCTCATGCACTACATCGCATCGGCTTCTCGTGTACACACACAGGCAGCAGCCTCGATGTAGAGAACTCCTCATGTATGCAAACAGTCCGGGAGCCTCCAGGAGACAACATAAATCTGTAAAGACCCAGGTAGTGACACACATCCACGTGCACGGaccgacaaagagaagaagcgcaaaGCATTTTCAGAGAAAcggacaaagaaaaacagagaaaaaagtacCTACCTGCCAGCGACGTTGAAACCGGAAAGCTGGTCGACGGCGGCGCGGGCATCCAAGACATCCTCGTAGACGACGAAGGCTGACCCGCGCGTCTTGTCGGTGTTGCCCCTGCAgcaaagcgaagaagaagcgagctCACCATAGAAACGAAGTTGTCATCCTCGATGCAGCTTTAAATCTCTACACATCTTTACACATACACCTACACACAAGTTCCACTACGAGAGGAACACGCACTTCCTTTCACATTcatatgcagatatatacatatatatgtatatgcttACGTAGTGGCCCGTGTATTTGTATGTCGTTACGTACACAGCCAATATGCCTATAACTTAGAACAGACACCTGAAATTGGAGAGATGAACCGTCCCTCTGCCCCTATTTGATTGTGCAACTGACAAACGTTCTCCTGACTATACACCCGAAACTCATCAGAACACCCACTCGAACATACATATGCGTATGTGcgtatctgtatgtatgcatgtatgtatgcatgtatgcctTTCTGCACAGTTGCAGACCGCCTGAACATGCGATTGTATATGCCGCTCTGCGTAGACGTTTGTGCTTGCGTTTGACTGACTTTCGAATTTGTCTGACAGCTCCGTATTTGCCGAAGATGTCGTAGAGTTCATCGTCTGTGATTTTGAAGGGGAGGTTTCTGACGTAGATGATTCTGCTCATGTCCGGCGCAATTTTGGTCGGGCGGCCTCGTGTAGACACGCCGGAGCTGCTCAGCCTCGTTCCAGGCGTCCCGGGTGTCTGCCCGCTGCCGATGCCTCCCATGCCGCTGGAGAGCGTCGTCTGCGGAGTCATCATCGGCGTCTGCATCTTGCCAAGTCGAAGGACaaacgagagacgaagacacacaaaggggagaagcaggcggACACCGCACCACGGAAAGAGCGCAAGAAGCGgagggaaaggaaggaaCTGGGGAAGCTCAGAGCGGTGACCCAAAAAAGGCTGGCGACGGACGCGGTCGATCACGCCGTACCGGAAAAGGACCCAGCACAATCGCTTACGAAAGAGAAGGTAGTCCTGTGCTAAGGTCTGGAGAGATGGAGCGAAGaccagaaagaaggaagacgggAAACTTAGAGAGCGAAGCAAGAACGAGAACGAACAGGCAcacaaagaaaacggagaaacggGGGGAGCTAACAAAGACCTCAAGAGGAAGGGGTATACGACgcaagcgagaggaaaggaggggGAAAAGGATGACGGGGACAGGACAAGATAGAATTTCGCCTTTCTATTTCCAGCATACGACTAAAAAAAGGAAACCCTTCACAGATAGAATTCCGAAAAATAGACGAAAGTCCAGACTCCCAACGTGAAACCGGTCCAGAAAAGCGGGTGAACGCGGCGCAGACACCAGGGGCGACGAAGGACGAAAAATCCAGCGGGTATcgcttttgttttttctccttttccttctcgtaCAAGAACGTTCGCGaatttctgtttcttgaGAAAAGAACCTGGAGCATGCGCGGATTCATTCACTCCGCCACCGGAGGAAAATCGCAGGGAAAAACGGcttccgcgtttctgcgcTACACATATAAGCCGACACGTGTCGTTTTGTCGAATGTCCTGGGCAGATCCGCAGCGAAAATGCCTCCTCAAATGACGGCGAAAGAAAGGAGTTCCCACTAACTATTTGTTctaaagaaggaaacgggcTAGCTGCGACTTCTGTTGCGAGTATTTCCAAAAAACTCGCGAGGGAATCAAATGTCCCGTCGTCCGCTTTTGTGGGTGGTAGCGCAGGCACACACcggcgctgtctctcgcctaGCAATCGATGCTTGAGAACCTGTAACA from the Toxoplasma gondii ME49 chromosome IX, whole genome shotgun sequence genome contains:
- a CDS encoding pre-mRNA branch site protein p14, putative (encoded by transcript TGME49_305010), which encodes MQTPMMTPQTTLSSGMGGIGSGQTPGTPGTRLSSSGVSTRGRPTKIAPDMSRIIYVRNLPFKITDDELYDIFGKYGAVRQIRKGNTDKTRGSAFVVYEDVLDARAAVDQLSGFNVAGRYLIVLYYNPQKAAQRQQMLAQKEELERIRQSYQKKSGA